CTCACTCAGCTGAGAGCAGTGAAGCCGAGTGTGTTCATGAGTGTGCCCGCCTACTGGGAGAAGCTCGCAACGCTCGTGATGGAAGAGCCGGACCTGGACGCCCGCCGTGCACGGCTCGCGGCCCTGACCGGCGGCCGCCTGAGTTTCTGTCTGTCAGGCGGGGCTGGGCTGAAACGCGAGATAAAAGAGCTGTTTTACGCCTGCGGACTGCTCATCATCGAGGGTTACGGTCTGACCGAATGTGCGCCGACCTTGACGTTGAATCGACCGGACGCGTTTCGCTTCGACTCCGTGGGCAAACCGCTCCCCACGGTCGAGCTGCGTCTGGCTGAAGACGGCGAGATCCTCGCCCGGGGTCCCAACGTGTTCTCGGGCTATCACAAAGATCCCGCAGCCAGCGCCGAGGCGTTCACTCCGGATGGTTGGTTCAAGACCGGGGACGTCGGGCGGTTCACCGACGACGGGTTCTTGCAGATCATCGATCGCAAGAAGGAGATCCTCGTGACGGCGGGCGGCAAGAACGTGCCACCGGCGAACATCGAGCTGCGCTTCGCCGACGACCCGATCGTGTCCTTTGCCATCGTCTACGGCGACGGAAAGAAGTACCTGGTTGCCGGGATCTGGCTCGACCCGGAGGCCACCGACGCACGGCTGATGGAGCTGGGCGCCAAGCCCGAGGAGCGCAGCGAGAAGCTCGAGGAGCTGGTCAGCGCCAGCGTGGAGCGAGTGAACGCTCACCTCGCGGGCTTCGAGCAAGTGAAGCGCTTCCGGGTCATGCACACACCGCTGACGGTTGCCGGCGGACTGCTCACCTCCACGCTCAAACCCCGGCGAAAGCAGATCTATTCAGCATTCGCCGCCGAATTCGAGGCACTCTACGCGTGATGGGTTTGTTCTCGGGGCTCGGTAAGGTTGGCGGTCGCAGCCCGCCGGCCGTGGGCTTGACCCCTGCGGACGTGGTCCATGCCGAGAACAAATGGCGGCTGCTGCGCTATCGGCCGCGCCCCGAGGGTCGTGCCCACACGACTCCAATCCTGTGCGTGCCGTCGCTGATCAATCGGCACTACGTGCTCGATCTGCTGCCTGGCAAGAGTTTCATCGAGTACATGGTGGCGCGGGGGCACGACGTGTACTGCGTCGACTGGGGAACACCCGGCGACGAGGACCGGTACGTGACCTTCGACGACGTGTGCGACCGTTATCTCGGCCGGGCGCTCAGCAAGTCTGCGCAGCTTTCGGGTAGCGAGAACGCACACGTGCTCGGCTATTGCCTGGGGGGCACCCTCGCCGCGATCCACGCGACCGTTCACCCGGAGCGCTTTGCGTCGCTGTGTGCGCTGGCCGCGCCCATTGGCTTCGTCGACACAGGCCTGCTCAGCGCGTGGACGCGCTCGAAGAGCTTCGACTTGAAGGCCGTCGTGGCCGCGACGGGCAACGTGCCGTGGCAGCTCATGCAGTCGGCGTTTCACCTGTTGAGGCCCACGATGACCTTGTCCAAGGCCGTGCACATCGCCGATCGGCTCTGGGACGACGAGTTCATGAACGGGTTTCTGGCGCTGGAAACCTGGGGCAACGACAATGTTTCGTTCCCCGGCGCTTGTTACGAGCGCTACGTCGAGGAGCTCTACCGGAACGACGCACTGCTCGCGGGGAGCTTCACGCTGTCGGGCAAACCAGCGCGGCTCGAGGCGATCGTGTGCCCCACTCTCGCCGTGACGTTCGAGCACGACAACATCGTCTTGCCGGATAGCGCGGCCGTTTTGCTAGAGCGCATCAGCTCCGATGACAAACATCGGATCCATCTTGCGGGTGGCCACGTCGGCGCGGTGGTCTCCAAAAAGGCCGCCCAGGGGCTCTGGCCGGCGATCGCGAAGTTCTGGGAAGATCGCGACGTGCCGGTGCCAGCGGCCGAGGACGAGGCTCTTGTGGAACGCCCGCGGCGTGCTGCCAGGCGAACGTCGGCGCGCAGCTCGAAGCGTCAGCCGCGATGAGCAGTTGGATCTGATACGCTCGCAGGGTGCGTGCGGGTCTGCTTTTTGGTTTGGCACTGGGCGCCTGCGCGTGCGGCTCGCAGGAGGCCGAGGTCGGGCTGGGATCCAACGCACCTTGTAGCGAACCCGGCGTGAAGGGTGATCCGCTCGGCGTGCAGTGTGGGCAGCTCATCGACAGCGCTGGGCGCGTCGTCTTCTTGCGTGGGGTGAACGCGCGGGTACGCGGTGTGTTCGACGTGAGCTTCGATGACGGGAGAATTCCGCTCGAAGAGATCCCGGAGTTCGCGGCTGGTGATGCTACGGCACTCCGAGATTTTGGCTTCGACGCGCTGCGCCTGCCCATCGACTGGAGCGCGGTCGAACCGACCAAGGAGGGGGGCTTCGACCAGGCCTACCTCGATCGTGTCGAAGAGGTGGTGGACCTCGCGCACGCTGCCGGACTCCGGGTGCTGCTCGATCTGCACCAGGACGCCTACAGTAAGGAGATCGGCGAGGACGGTGCGCCGCTCTGGGCCATCGTCCCACCGCCCACGAAGCTGCTGGAGGGACCACTGACCGATCTCGAGCAGCGGCGCACCAGCAAACAGGTGCTCGACGCATTCGAGACGTTCTTCGGCGACGGCGAAGACGGGACGCTCTTGCGCGGGCGTTTCACCCAGATGGCGACTCATGTCATCGAGCGATTTGCGGCTCACCCCGCGGTCATCGGCCTGGAGATCTTCAACGAGCCCCAGGCCACGATGCAGGGTGTGGCGCGACTGAATGCCGCCGCGTACCCGGCGCTCCGAGCTGCAGCGCCGAACAAACTCTACGTGTTCGAGCCGCCGGTGATCCGCAACGTGCTCGATACCGCGCCGGTGCCGGAAGCGCCGCTCGGGCCGATGACGGGTTACGCGCCGCACGTCTACACCCTGGCCTTCGTCAGCAGCGACGCCCAGAAGCAGGCGATGACCAAGGAGACCCTGCGAAATTCTCACGTCAACGCGCGGGCCGAGGCTGAGGCGTGGCAGGCTCCGCTGATCATCACGGAGTGGGGATTTGGCCCTGCGGCGCTCAAGGCCAGCGAATACTTCACCTGGCAGAGTGAGCTGCAAGAGCAGTACTTTGCGTCTTCGTTTTTTTGGTTGTGGAAGGAGCAGTCCCAGGGAAGTTGGGGCTGTTTCGACTACCACACGGCGACCGACGCATTCGAGCCACGGGACAGCGTGAAGCGGGCGCTCGCGCGGGTTCGGCCGATGGCCATCGCGGGCTGGCCGACGCGCGTCGAGTTCGATCGGGCCACGGGTGTGTTCGAGCTCGAGCTGGACGGGAATCCGCGCGTGCACGAGCCGCATCGCATTGGCATTGCCCCGTTGCTCGGCGAAGCACTGGCTGTGGAGTGCGACGGCGTTCCCGTCGACTTCGTCTCGCCGATGCCGGGAGAGCTCGCGGTCGATTGTGGAAAAGGCAGCGCGGAGCACCACGTTCTTCGGGTTTCCGTGGCGCCCGCACCCTGAGGTGTTGCGCTGACAGCGCTTCGGCTAGGATTGGCCTGAATGCCCACGCGCGTGCAGCTCAACTGGCGACTGTGCGCCATCGGCACCGCGCTGCTCGCGAGCCAGTGGGCCAGCTGCACGGTCGAGGAGATCGACCTCGGAGGAAAACGCTGCCCATGCGCCGACGGTTGGGTGTGCGACCCGGAGACCGAGCTGTGCACACCCGCACCCGACCCCGCGACCGGCGGCAGCGGCGGAAAGCTGGAGGCGGGCACGGACTCGCCGGCTGACGTGAGCTCCGACGTCAGCGTTGGCGGAACGGGCGGCACAGGCGGAGCGCCCACGACGCCGGCGCTGGGGCGCGCGTGTGTTGGTTCCCAGGTTGCCAGTGGTATGGGCGCGAATCGCAAGCGCGTCAGCCACTTCTCTCTCTTCACCAAGCAGACCTACGACGCGGTCGTCGTTTATGTCCAAGCCAACGGCTCGGCCGACACTCAGCTGCTGCGCGGCATCGTGTACTCCACCGACGCCAACGGGCAGCCCGACAAGTTGATCGGAGCGACCACCGAGGCTTCGCTGCCCGGAACGCTCCCAGCGGGCTGGGTGACGATGATCTTCGATACGCCGCTGGCTCTCGTCCCGGGCGAGTACTGGGTGGGGATCCACAGTGGGCTCAAAGCGTCGGTCTTGAAATACACGTTCGAGGGCGCGCCCGGCGCCGCACGCTTCGCGGACGACACGTTTGCGGACGGCCCTGCGGCAACGTTCGGCACCATGACCTCCGAGAACTACCTCTTGTCGGTCTACGCACGGCCGCTCGGCGCGACAATCCATGACACCGACGGCTGTCCAGCGGGAACCGGAGGCACGGGCGGCACGACGGGTGGAGGTGGTGGCGGCACGACTGGCGGAGGCGGCGCACCCACAGGAGGCGGAGGTACAGCCACGGGTGGCAAAGGTGGCACCGGCGGCACGACTGGCGGAGGCGGCGGGCCCACGGGTGGAGGCGGCACGACGGGCGGCGGTGGCGCACCCACGGGCGGCGGTGGCGCGCCCACGGGCGGCGGTGGCACGGACGGCGGAGGCGGCGCGACGGGTGGTGGAGGCGCACCCACGGGTGGCGGTGGCACGGACAGCGGAGGCGGCGCGACGGGTGGTGGAGGCGCTGGAGGCACCGGTGGCGTCGGCGATGCCGGCATCGGTTGAACCGCGGCCACACTCACCGCCAGCATGACCGCCCTCGTTGTTCAAGCTCACGCCGCGCGTCGAACGACCGCGAGTTGCTCTCTCCTACGTCGCAGTTAGGCTCGACGAGTTGTGCAGGGCGTGCGCGTGCGGTTGATGGCCATGTCGGTGATGCTTGCGGCCCAGGCCGCGCGCGCGGAAACGCCCCCACCCGCGTACACTCCGCAGCCGGTGTCATCGCAAGCGCCCGCGGCTTCGCCAACTCCCGCGGCTTCGCCAACTCCGCCGCCGCGGCCTCCTCCTTTGCCCGCGCCTTCGCCCGCGCCCGTCCCGATACCGCCGCCTGGCTGGGTGCCTTTCGCGGCCTTCCCGGTCGTGTTTCGCGCAGAAGATCCCGCGCTCTCGTTCTCACTCACGCGCGACAAAGACGGTCGGCCCATCGCGCGCTGTGATGCCGAATGTGTCGTGCCGCTGGTCACCGGGAAGTACTTCCTTCAAATCGAGGACTCGGCGCGCTTCGTGCGCGGCCGGCGTCGCTTCGAAGTCAGTGAGCCCAGCGAGATCGGCATCGAGCCGCGCACACACGCGCAGCAGAGTGGTGGCGTGGTGATGGGCAGTGTGGGCATTGGGCTCTTGGTGGCCGGAATCGCCGGCATGCTCGCTGGAGGCATTCCGCTGGGTCATGGCAGCGAAGACCGGGACGGCGCAAAACAGAGCCTTTTTCTGCTGGGACTCCTCGGTTTCGCCGGCGGCGCCGTGCTCACGCCAATCGGCTGGGTTCGCGCCGGTCGCAGCGGCCCCGCGCTGACGGTCACACCCCTCGGGCCGCGCTGAGTCAGGTGCCGCGCCGCCCGCCGAAGCGTTCGATATGAAGGCGCGGTGAAAATCCGAATCCGCGTGCGAGACTCGCGGCCGAGACCAGCGGTGATCGAGCGTGAAGCTCGTCGCGGGTCTGGGCCTCGGGCATGAGCAGGACCCGCTCACTCGGCCAGCTGAGGCGCGCGACCAGCTCCGCCGCTTCGGCGACGTCGCGCTCGTCGGCCACCACCAGCTTCAGCCAAGCGCGCTGTGTTTTCCGGAATTCTGCCAGGACCGCCGGTCGCAGGCGCAGACCCTCACGATTGCCGCTGCCGGACAGTTTTGGCGACACGTTCCACTGCGCGACCCGCGCGATGAGCTCCGCTGTCGGCGCGAGCGTGCCGTTGGTCTCGACCTCCACGACGAAAGCATCCGCGATCTCTTCCAGCAGTTTCCCGAGCGCCGAGGACTGAAGCAGTGGCTCTCCCCCCGTCACCACCAGGCGCCGCGCGCGAGCCAGGTCAAGCTCTGCAGCAACGTCATCGAGCCGACGTGTCTTCACCTCGTCCTCGTACCGATGAGCGTTGAAGTCCCACGTGTACTTGGTGTCGCAGTAGCTGCAGTGCAGGTTGCAGGTGGCCAAACGCAAGAACACCGCAGGCTCCCCGGCGCTCGCGCCTTCGCCCTGAATGCTCTCGAAGATCTCCGAGACCTTCAGCGTGGGCATGGAAGTGGAAGCCACGAGTCGCGCCAGGATTGTGCGGCGCCCGGCATTCGGCAAGGCGCTTTCGGCGCCGGCGCCCGCCGTGTTAGGGGCGGCGTGATGACTGACAAGCGCAAAGGCCTGCCCCGCCGATCGATCCGACCCGTCGAGGTGAAGCCCGGGTTTCACCGATTTGCAGAGGGGTCGGTGCTCTACCGCGCCGGGGGCACACAGATCTTGGTCACCGCGTCGATCGACGACGGGGTTCCGGATTTTCTTCGCGGGCGTGGCAAGGGCTGGATCACCGCCGAGTATCAGATGCACCCGCGGGCCAACCCAAAACGACGCGAGAACCGCGACGGCCGCGACAAACCCCTGTCGGGTCGCTCTCGGGAGATCCAGCGACTGATCGGGCGCTCGCTGCGCGCGGCCGTCGATCTCGACCGCCTGGGTGAGCGCAGCATCGTCATCGACGCCGACGTGCTCGAGGCCGATGGCGGCACCCGCACGGCCGCCATCACCGGTGGTTTCATCGCGCTCGCGCTGGCCGTCGACAAACTCCGCCTCGACCGCACCGTGATCCGCGATCAGGTCGCCGCAGTGAGCGTCGGCCACGTCGATGGCGAGTACGCCCTCGACCTTTGTTATGCAGAAGACAGCACCGCCCGCGTCGACCTGAACGTGGTGGCGACTGCGAGCGGCGGCATGGTGGAAATTCAGGGCACCGCGGAGGGTGAACCGGTTCCGCGCTCGGACATGGACGCGATGATCGATCTCGGGCTCGAAGGAGTGAACGAGCTGTGCAACGTGCAACGACAGGCGATCGAGGCTGCCGGGGTGGATCTGGCTCGATTGATGCGAAAGTGAAGGGGGCAGGCCGCCATGGCGAACGTGCGTGAGATTGCCGATGCACTCTGGGTGGGGGACGCCAAGACCTCCGAGCTGCAGCCGATATCCCTGCTGCTCGGCCTCGAAGAGATGCAGCCGGGTCTGGCTTTTCTGTCCAGCTTCGGCAACGTGATTGCCCTCGAGAGCCAGGGGGAGCTGGCACTCGTCGATACCGGCGGGTTCTTCATGGCCGGTCAGAACCATGCCCACGTTCGCGAGTGGTCGAAGGCCCCGCTGCGGCGCGCGATCTACACGCATGGCCACGTCGACCACGCGTTCGGGCTGCCGCCCTTCGAGGCCGAACGACAGGGCGCCGTCGAGGTGTTCGCGCACGAAGCCGTGAAAGATCGCTTCGATCGCTACCAGCTCACCGCCGGCTACAACCGCGTGATCAACGGTCGGCAGTTCGGCATGGCGGCGTGGCCCACCGAATATCGGTACCCCGACCAGACCTATCGCGAGCGCCTGGTCATCAAGCACGGCGCCGAGACCATCGAGCTCACGCACGCCCGCGGCGAGACCGACGACCACACCTACGCCTGGCTGCCCGAGCGCCGCGTCTTGTGCACCGGAGATCTCTTCATCTGGGCCTCCCCGAACTGCGGAAATCCCCAGAAAGTGCAGCGTTTTCCCCGCGAATGGGCGGCTGCGCTGCGCCAGATGGCTGCGCTCGGAGCAGACCTGCTCTTGCCGGGCCACGGTCCCCCCATCGAGGGCAACGATCGGGTCGAACAGGCGCTCACCGAGAGCGCAGAGCTGCTCGAGTTCCTCGTCGAAGAGACCCTCTCCCGCATGAACGCCGGCCTGCGGCTGGACACGATTCTCGCGGAAGTGAAGGCGCCAGCGCGTCTGCTGGCTCGTCCCTATCTGAGACCAGTCTACGACGAACCGGAGTTCATCGTGCGCAACCTGTGGCGCCTCTACGGGGGCTGGTGGGACGGCAATCCCGCGCGACTCAAGCCGGCACCGGATGCCAAGGTCGGGTCGGAGGTTGCGGCGCTGGCCGGCGGTGTCGGTGCGCTTTCGGCCCGGGCCGAGGCCCTCGCCGCGGAAGGCGAGCTTTCGCTGGCGTCGCACCTGATCGAGCTCGCCTTCGCTGCGGCGCCCACCGATCCGGAGGTGCGCCGGGTCCGCGCGAGCGTCTATTTCGCGCGGTCTTCGGCGGAAGTCAGCCTGATGGCTCGCAACATCTTCCGCGCCGCGGCGGAAGAGACCTGAGCGCTGGCCAAGCGCGCTTCGGGACTTATCTTCGCGAAGCTCGATGCCCGAACTGGACTCCGCGTACGCCCTCGGCCGCTGGCAGCACCCGCTGCCGGACGGACGCATCCAGTGCGACCTGTGCCCGCGTTACTGCAAGCTCAACGACGGGCAGCGAGCGTTCTGTTTCATTCGGGAGCGTGTGGGCGACGCCATCTACCTCACCAGCTACGGTCGGGCGACGGGCTTCTGTGTCGATCCAATCGAGAAAAAGCCACTCAATCACTTCTATCCGGGGTCGTCCGTCCTGAGCTTCGGAACGGCGGGCTGCAACCTCGGCTGCAAGTTCTGCCAGAACTGGGACATCTCGAAGGCGAAGGAAATCGAGCGACTGTCGGACCGCGCGACACCGGAGCAGGTCGCCGCTGCTGCCGTGGAAGCTGGCTGCAAGAGTGTTGCCTTCACCTACAACGACCCGGTGATCTTCGCCGAATACGCCATTGATGCGGCAAAAGCCTGCCGAGAACGGGACGTGAAGACGGTGGCCGTCACGGCCGGCTACATCACACCGGAGGCCAGGCAGGACTTCTTCTCCGTCATCGATGCGGCCAACGTCGACCTCAAGGCGTTCACACCGGAGTTCTATCGAAAGCTGTGCGCCGCCGAGCTCGAACCCGTGCTGGACACGCTGCGCTTCCTCAAGCACGAGACGGATGTCTGGCTCGAGGTCACCACGCTGCTGATCCCGGGTCACAACGACTCCGTGGAAGAGGTCGACCGCCTGTGTGATTGGTTCCTGCGTGAGCTTGGCCCCGACGTACCGCTTCACTTCAGCGCGTTCCACCCAGACTTCAAGCTGCTCGACCTCTCGGCCACACCCCCGGAGACCTGCAAACGCGCCCGAGCCCAGGCCCTCGCGCACGGCCTTCGGTTTGTCTACTCGGGCAACATTCACGACGTGACCGGCGGCTCCACCGTCTGCCCGAGTTGCAGCGCCGTGCTGATCGAGCGCGACTGGTACCAGATCGGTGCCTACCGCTTGAGCGGAAATCAGTGTGCGGCCTGCGGCGAGAAGATCCCGGGGCAGTTCGCTGCCGACGGCCTGCGCGATCAATGGGGCCGAAAACGCCTGCGGATCGCCATCGGCTGAGCCTCTCCTGGCCCGCGCTCGTGCGCCCGCCGAGGTGCGCCGCTCAGTCCTCGCCGAAGGCGTACCGGTACAGCATGTCGGCGAGCGCAGCGCGCATTGCGCGGGCCTGGCGTGGCGACGGCGGCGGCCCGCGCAGGCCGACCGTGACGAAGGCCACATCCTGCGCGGCCACCGAGATCACGTGTGCCGCGGCCGCTGCGTCGGGAATGCGCGCCTCGGACACACTCTGGCGGATCAGGGCCGCGAGCACGACCCGGCCCCGCTCCTCGTAGTCGTCGCGCAGCTTCGCGATCTCCGCGTCGCGCATGGCCACGGCCATGAACTCGCGTGACAATCGCGGATTCACCGAGGTGCTCTCGAACAAGATGTCGATCACCTGGTCCACGGCAGCTCGGCGTTCGCGGGTGGTCCGGGTCGACGCGAACGAGTCCGGTGTCAGGCGGTTCATCACGCTCTGATAAGAACGCTCGAGGTGTTGCTCGACGAGCTCGACGAACGCTTGGCGTTTGTCACTGAAGTAGCGATAGAAGGTGCCGACGGCCACACCCGCCCGCTCTGCGATGTCCGGGGTCTGGGTCTCGTCGTACCCGCGCTGGGTGAACGCCAGCTCGGCCGCCTCCAGCAGGCGCTGGCGGGTGTCCCGGGCGCGCTGCTGGGGGAAGTCCCGGGTGTCCCGGGTCGGCGGGATGGAACCGCGCTCGGAGCTCTCCGCCCCGGAAACCACCGATTTTCTCGTAGAACGAGCGACCGACACCCGGCCAGTCTAACCCCACCCCACAAAAAGTGAAACCGACTTCAGATTTCTACTTGACGATGGTCATTGCAAAGATGAAACTGGTTTCACTTTCCGGAGGCCCCATGGACGCACCGCAGAAACGCATGCTGAACGTCGAATGCATCGAGACCCAGCTCGATGTGAACTTCAACTGGGGCTACGAGAAGACCCGCGAAGATTTGCGGGACCTCTACCGCAAGGCCAAACAATCCCAGTGGGACGCCGAAGAGCGCCTGGACTGGTCCATCGACGTCGACATCGAGAAGGCCCAGATCCCGGAGTTCATGCACCCGCTCTACGGCTCGGACATCTACGCCAAGCTCGACGAGAAGAAGCACCTCGAGCTGAGGCGTGAGATGCCGGCGTGGAGCCAGTCGCAGTTTCTCCACGGTGAGCAGGGCGCGCTCCTGGTGGCCGCGCAGCTGGTGAACTCGGTTCCCGACATCGAATCGAAGCTCTACGCCGGGACGCAGGTCGTCGACGAGGCGCGGCACGTCGAGGTGTTCGATCGCTACTTGCACGAGAAGATCGGCAACTCGTACCCCATCAGCCCGCACCTGCGGGCGCTGCTCGACCGCATCCTCAAGGATTCGCGCTGGGACATGAAGCTCCTGGGCATGCAGATCATGGTCGAAGGCCTGGCTTTGGCGGCCTTCGGTGTGACCCGTGCGTACATCGAGGAGCCCTTGCTCAAGGCTTTGACGACCTATGTGATCCAGGACGAGGCACGGCACGTGGCGTATGGCGTGCTCTCGCTGCGCGACTTCTACAGGGACCAGAAGGAGTCCGAGGTGCGCGAGCGGGAGGACTTCGTGTACGAGGCTGCGGTGCTGATGCGCGACCGCTTCCTGTTCCAGGAGGTCTGGGAAAAGACCGGCCTGCCGGTGAAGGAGTGCATGGAGATCACGCTGAACAACCAGGGTCAGCAGGAGTTCCGGAAGATGCTCTTCTCCAAGATCGTGCCCGCCGTGAAGAAGGCCGGCCTGCTCTCCGACCGGCAGCGTGAGCGCTTCCACGAGCTGGGGATCTTGCAGTACGAAGACTGGCAAGATCCCTTCCAGGCGTTGCAGGAGGCCGAGGCCGAGCAGCGAGCCGAGCGCGCAGCCTGAGGGACTGAAAGCGATACACACGCGTTCGGCTACGCACTGCGTACCCGGTCCCGTGTCGCCCGCTTCTCACCTGTGCGCCGGCGGAGACAGTCCAAGTGGTTTAACCACCACAGTCTGGGTTTTTCGCGGACGAAACGCCGGGAAATTGCCCGGCACGCCGGTTGCTCTCGTGACCGTTCGTGTATCGGCTCCAATCACAGAACCGCCGTCGCCGGGTGGCCGTCGCGCTGATCGCGCTCGCGGCCTTCGGGGCTCCGGCGTGGGCAAACGCTCAGGCGCCTCGGGGTTCGAGTGCCACGCAGACCGAAGGGGTCGTCGTGGCGCTCGAGAGCGACGACATCGTCATCGACCTGGCCGGCAAACGCGGCGCGTCGAGTGGTGATGTCGTCGAGCTGTGGCGCCCGCTGAAGCTGAAGCATCCCGTCACCGGCAAGACCGTGACGGATCGCTTCCGCATCGGCTCACTCAAGCTGACGCAGGTCCGTGACCGACTGTCGCTGGCGCGGGCGGACGGCAAGCTCGCACGGGCCGCGGAGCCCGGCGACATCGTCATTCTGCGCAAAGTGCAGCTGGACGACGTGCCCGGCCCGAGCGGTCCTTCCGTGAAGAAACTTCCGCTGCCCGAGGCTCGGCCGGCGAAACCCCTCGCAACGGCAAGACCAGCGGACGCATCCGGCGCGGCCGAAGACGAGCAACGCGCGCCCGCAGATCCGGAAGCGCAGCAGGTCGCCGCGCTGTTCGACGGCCTCAAGGGCGCCGATCTCACCCGCCGCATCATCAGCTACGAGGACTACGTGCGGGAGAATCCCGAGGGGCGTTACGCCGTCGTCTTGTGGGAAGAAGCAGCCCAGCTGCGTCGGCTCTTGGCCCACGACGCGGTTCGGTCTTCGTCGCGCGCGCCGACGGCGGCGGGTTTCAGCGCCCCGAAGCAGGCCCTCGAGGGCATGCCCCTCACGTTGGGTGTGGAGGTGGAGGGAGCGGCAAAGGGCGCGGTGCTGCACGCGCGCCGAGCTGGCGAGGTTGCCTACCGCTCGACGCCCATGCGCGCGGCGGGGCCGGGTTACTTCAGTGTGACCATCCCCAAGGAGCGCATGCGTGCACCTTCGGTGCAGTACTTCATCGAGGCGATCACCGCGGACGGGAAGGCCGCGCCGCTGGTGGCTTCGGCGGATTCGCCGAACGCGCTCGAAGTGGAGCCGATCCCGAGCGCCACGCCGCCGCTGCGCAAGGACGCCACGGCCAGCCTCTGGAGCGACTACGCCGACTACAACCGCCTGCGCGGGAACGACCGTGTCTGGCAGACGGAAGGTTACGTCGGCGTGCGGCTCGCGGACGAAGGGCTGCGGGCGTTGCGCACGGGATTCGGTGTATTTCGCGGGGTGGGCGGCTCAATCGAGGAGCTCGACGAACAGAAAAAGAGCGCGCGCCGCGTGGGCCTCACCTACGGGTATCTCGAGACCGAGATCGCATTCT
The genomic region above belongs to Myxococcales bacterium and contains:
- a CDS encoding TetR/AcrR family transcriptional regulator, translated to MVSGAESSERGSIPPTRDTRDFPQQRARDTRQRLLEAAELAFTQRGYDETQTPDIAERAGVAVGTFYRYFSDKRQAFVELVEQHLERSYQSVMNRLTPDSFASTRTTRERRAAVDQVIDILFESTSVNPRLSREFMAVAMRDAEIAKLRDDYEERGRVVLAALIRQSVSEARIPDAAAAAHVISVAAQDVAFVTVGLRGPPPSPRQARAMRAALADMLYRYAFGED
- a CDS encoding ferritin-like domain-containing protein, translating into MDAPQKRMLNVECIETQLDVNFNWGYEKTREDLRDLYRKAKQSQWDAEERLDWSIDVDIEKAQIPEFMHPLYGSDIYAKLDEKKHLELRREMPAWSQSQFLHGEQGALLVAAQLVNSVPDIESKLYAGTQVVDEARHVEVFDRYLHEKIGNSYPISPHLRALLDRILKDSRWDMKLLGMQIMVEGLALAAFGVTRAYIEEPLLKALTTYVIQDEARHVAYGVLSLRDFYRDQKESEVREREDFVYEAAVLMRDRFLFQEVWEKTGLPVKECMEITLNNQGQQEFRKMLFSKIVPAVKKAGLLSDRQRERFHELGILQYEDWQDPFQALQEAEAEQRAERAA